DNA from bacterium:
CGATGACCTGCCCAAGAAGATCCAGGCGCTCGAGAAGATTCTGGGAAGTGCACCGATCGTTCTAGGTCTGAAATACGAAGAAGGAAGCTCGGGTTCCGTCGGGAGTTCCTACTACCAGTGGGTCAGCATCCATGCCACCGGTGGTTCCGAGAAAGGCTGACGGCAATTACTTCGCGGCGCAGAGCTTCGGCGTCCCCGCTGAAACCACTCTGTTCCAGATAATCACCGAAGGCGACCTCACGCAGTGAGGCGGGCACGTAGTCCGGAAGGGCTGCGTTGATCTGCGCCAGGTTCTTCACGCGATGCCTGGGATGGATTCGCCGCCCGAAGCGAACCCGGCCATAATCGATGAGATGTGGAACCCGTCCGGGCGACCAGAGAATGTTATTGGCCTTCAGGTCGGCGTGATAGATGCCCCGCCGGTGAAGTCGCGCCAGCAGTGTAGATAGGGCTCCGGCCATCTCGCTGCGCTCGGCGTCTCCGGATTTCTCGAACTCCGGTTTGATCCAGTCGATCAGCGTGTCACCGTCGTCGCGCATGACGAGCCAGCGTCCGCTCCAGGCCAGGGCCCGGCCTGTGGGAATGCCGCGCACTTCGAGTCCGTGTCCGGCCACCCAAGCGCGCTTCGCCTCTTTGCGGTTGATGTGCTTCTTCAACATGAAATTCCCGCAGCGATACAGATCTCCTGCGCGCCCGAGTTTGAGCACATCACCATCTGCGCCTAGATCCAAAGCCCGATTCAGCTCTTCTTCATCGATATCGCGTCTTCGAAAGCCGGTCTTTCCCGCGTGTTCGAAGGAGGTGAAGACCGAACTGTTCTTCAGGCAGCGTTTCGTGCGACTCCTCCAGTGCTGGTGGGCCCGTCTTTCGGTGGCCTCGCCAACGTGTCGCAACTGTTCAGGGATCGGCTCTCCAAGCGAGTAGGCGAGGAATCCGAGTTCGCGTTCGCGCAGGCGTCGCGGGAGTCCGGGAAGAAAGATCATGCGTTGTAGATCGAGGATTACGACGCGAGCACCCACGACGACGAGATTCCCAATATGAAGGTCTCGATGCAGTGCGCCGGCCCGGTGCATGAGTTCCACGGCCTCGAGAATTGCATCCAGGTCCTCCCGCGTCGCCGCCCGCGCACCCTCCAGGTATTCCGTCGCGACCCAGTGCTCTCCCGCGCTACGAACCGCGGGTACCGAGATTCCCAGCGCCGCAGCGCGGCGCAGTGCTCGCTCCTCGTGGCGCGGAGTGCGCGAGCGCTTCAGGAAGACTTTCAGGAAGTCGTCACCGGATCGCACGGCCACGCGAACGAGGGACCGTTTGACCTCCTGAATCCCAGGAGGCATCTCTCCTCTGCGGATGCGTTCGGCCAGGTCTTCGAAGTCGGCGTTCGTCAACCCGCGACCTTCCGATACAGATCGAGGATCACATCTGCGTGTCGGGCCCAGGTATACCCTTGGGCCACTTCGCGGGCGACGCGACCCATTTCCTTGAGCCGCTCTTTATCGGCCAGCGCCAGGAAGGCGGGCGTGAAGTCTTCTTCGAGCACGAAACCGGTGCGCCCGTCTTCTATGAGTTCGGAAGCGCCAGCCATCGGCGTTGTCGCCGGAGGAACTCCGGATGCCATGGCTTCGAGAACCACATTTCCAAAGGCGTCGTAGCGAGTGGGAAGTACGACCAGGTCGGCGACGGCGTGCAG
Protein-coding regions in this window:
- a CDS encoding phosphotransferase → MTNADFEDLAERIRRGEMPPGIQEVKRSLVRVAVRSGDDFLKVFLKRSRTPRHEERALRRAAALGISVPAVRSAGEHWVATEYLEGARAATREDLDAILEAVELMHRAGALHRDLHIGNLVVVGARVVILDLQRMIFLPGLPRRLRERELGFLAYSLGEPIPEQLRHVGEATERRAHQHWRSRTKRCLKNSSVFTSFEHAGKTGFRRRDIDEEELNRALDLGADGDVLKLGRAGDLYRCGNFMLKKHINRKEAKRAWVAGHGLEVRGIPTGRALAWSGRWLVMRDDGDTLIDWIKPEFEKSGDAERSEMAGALSTLLARLHRRGIYHADLKANNILWSPGRVPHLIDYGRVRFGRRIHPRHRVKNLAQINAALPDYVPASLREVAFGDYLEQSGFSGDAEALRREVIAVSLSRNHRWHGC